The following proteins are encoded in a genomic region of Chlorocebus sabaeus isolate Y175 unplaced genomic scaffold, mChlSab1.0.hap1 unalloc_scaffold_256, whole genome shotgun sequence:
- the LOC140711191 gene encoding protein FAM90A5-like: MARRDPKSGTNRLVRAQTLQKQQRAPAGPRAPPPDEEDPRVKCKNCGAFGHTARSTRCPMKCWNGALVPQTFGRKEGKENRKPWKPQVRRNSGPLNKEKGEKEERPRQQDLQRKALLQIFSGTPPEKLPPNRKESMESCDYLRVANRPMPVQTTNKRPRVDRAQTDGSATKMSDTVSILASLSPLRKASLSSSSSLRPKERQTGAVADIPQPGVRQQGPEPLVVRKPTHSRPQGGRREVPQAASKPHGLIRVISPQAQDKRPAVTSQPCPPADTHSLGLGSNLSFRPGAKRPAQAPTQACLNFPKKPRMSPFQMPENAIQGGELGAPELLQPPPAATELRPSPSPQMSRRTPAQVPSSDRQPPHSRPCLPTAQACTTSHQPAASHDGAQPLRMLFRRLENGWWTSSLLTAPSFPSPEKPEAFLVHSRHVSEKSEAPCVPVPLSVLYEDLQVSSSSEDSDSDLE; the protein is encoded by the exons ATGGCACGTCGTGACCCCAAAAGTGGGACAAACAGACTCGTGAGAGCCCAGACCCTCCAGAAGCAGCAGAGGGCCCCAGCTGGGCCAAGGGCTCCCCCACCCGATGAAGAGGATCCCAGG GTCAAGTGCAAAAACTGCGGGGCCTTTGGCCACACGGCCAGAAGTACCAGGTGCCCCATGAAGTGCTGGAACGGAGCCCTGGTTCCCCAGACctttgggagaaaggaagggaaggaaaaccgGAAACCATGGAAGCCCCAGGTTCGAAGGAACTCTGGACCCTTgaacaaggaaaagggagagaaggaagagagaccAAG gCAACAAGACCTGCAGAGGAAGGCTCTCCTCCAGATCTTTTCCGGGACACCTCCGGAGAAGCTGCCGCCAAATCGAAAAGAATCCATGGAATCTTGTGATTATCTGAGG GTTGCAAACAGGCCAATGCCGGTCCAAACAACTAATAAGAGGCCACGCGTGGACCGTGCCCAAACTGATGGCTCAGCTACCAAAATGTCTGACACGGTATCCATCTTGGCTTCACTGTCTCCCCTCAGAAAAGCCAGTCTGAGCTCCTCGTCAAGTCTCCGACCAAAGGAACGACAGACAGGGGCTGTGGCCGACATCCCTCAGCCTGGAGTCAGGCAGCAGGGCCCGGAGCCTCTCGTCGTGAGGAAGCCGACACACAGCAGGCCTCAGGGTGGCCGCCGAGAAGTTCCCCAGGCTGCCTCCAAGCCCCACGGCCTGATCCGGGTCATCAGCCCCCAGGCACAAGACAAACGTCCTGCGGTGAcctcacagccctgcccaccagcCGACACACACAGCTTGGGCCTCGGCTCCAATCTCAGTTTCAGGCCAGGAGCCAAGAGACCTGCCCAGGCTCCGACTCAGGCTTGCCTGAACTTCCCCAAGAAACCGAGAATGAGTCCCTTCCAGATGCCCGAAAATGCCATCCAGGGAGGTGAGCTGGGGGCCCCGGAGCTTCTCCAACCTCCGCCAGCTGCAACCGAACTCAGACCGAGTCCATCGCCCCAGATGAGCAGGAGGACACCCGCCCAGGTGCCCAGCAGCGACCGGCAGCCTCCGCACAGCAGACCTTGCCTGCCTACTGCCCAGGCCTGCACCACGTCCCATCAGCCAGCGGCCAGCCACGATGGGGCCCAGCCTCTCAGAATGCTCTTCCGGAGACTGGAAAACGGATGGTGGACCTCCAGCCTCCTGACAGCTCCCTCGTTTCCCTCTCCTGAGAAGCCGGAAGCCTTCCTCGTTCACAGCCGTCATGTCTCAGAGAAGTCTGAGGCTCCCTGTGTTCCTGTCCCCCTGAGTGTCCTCTATGAGGACCTTCAGGtttcctcctcctcagaggaCAGCGATTCTGACCTGGAGTGA